From the genome of Metallibacterium scheffleri:
TCGCTAGTCAGCATCGCCGGGCCGCCGATCACGGACACCGTCGCCACCGCATCCAGCGGCAGTTGCGTGCCATCAGGCGCGACGATCAGCAGGTGGCGCAGCGCCGAGGCGCTCTGTCGCTGCACGCGCGGATAGCGCAGCACGATCGGAAAGCGCTCGCGGCCCTGCACCGTCTCGCCAATGGGATCGCCGCCCACCGCGGTGGCGATGATGGTCTGCAGGTCAGCCTGGGTCAGGCCATAGCGCGCGGCCGCATCGGGCCGGATGCGCACGTCGAGGTAGCGCCCGCCATTGCTCTGGTCGGCGGCGGCCGAGCCGACCCCGCGCACGCGCTGCGCGACGCGCACGATCGCGTTCGCGAGATGCTGCAGCACGGCGGGATCCGGACCCAGCACCTTGATGCCGATCGGGCTCTTGATGCCGGTCGACTGCATCGACACGCGGTTAGCGATCGGCGGCACGAACAGCGGTGTCAGCCCAGGAATGCCGCTGACGGCACGCTGCAGTTGCTCCTGGACCTTGGCCATGGTCATGCCCGACGGCCATTGGCTGCGCGGCTTGAAGGTGATCGTGGTCTCGAACATGTTGATCGGCGCGGGATCGGTCGCGGTGTGGGCGCGGCCGGCCTTGCCGAACACGGTCGCCACTTCGGGCACGGTCTTGAGCAGACGATCAGTCTGCTGCAGCAGTTGCGCGGCCTTGCCGTAAGACAAGCCCGGCAACGCGGTCGGCATGTACAGCAACGTGCCTTCGTTCAATGGCGGCATGAACTCGCTGCCGAGATGCAGCAGCGGCCATGTGCTGGCCGCCAGCACCAGCGCCACACCCAGCAGTACCGCCCAGGAGCGCCGCAAGGCACCATGCAGCAGCGGCCGATAGCCGCGGATCAGTGCGCGGTTGAGCGGATTCCTGTTCTCGGGGCGGATACGGCCGCGAATCAGATAGCCCATCAGTACCGGGACCAGCGTCACCGCCAGCGCCGCCGCCGCGGCCATCGCGTAGGTCTTGGTGAAGGCCAGCGGCGAGAACAGCCGGCCTTCCTGCCCCTGCAGCGCGAATACCGGCACGAAGGACAGTGCGATCACCAGCAGGCTGACGAACAGCGCCGGCCCCACCTCGGCGGCCGCTTCGGCGATGACCTCCCAGCGTTCGGCGCCATCGGGGTCGCGACCTTGCGCCTCACGCCAGTGCTCCAAATGTTTGTGCGCGTTCTCGATCATCACCACCGCGGCATCGACCATCGCGCCGATGGCGATGGCGATGCCGCCCAGCGACATCAGGTTGGCGCTGACGCCCTGGTAGTACATGACCAGAAAAGCCGCCAACACCCCCAGCGGCAGGGTGACCACCGCCACCAGCGAGGAGCGCAGGTGCCAGAGGAACAGTCCACACACCAACGCCACCACCAGGAATTCCTCCAGCAGTTTCTCGCGCAGGTTGTGCGCGGCCTCCAGGATCAACTGCGAGCGATCGTAAGTGGGCACGATCGCGACGCCCTTGGGCAGGCTGCGCTGCAACTGTGCGATACGTGTCTTGACCGCCTCGATCGTTTTCAGCGCGTTGGCGCCCTCGCGCTCGATGACCACGCCGCCGACGACCTCGCCCTGACCATCGAGATCGGCAATGCCGTTGCGCAGCGTCGGCCCACGGCGCACCACGGCGACCTCACCGAGCCGCACCGGCACACCGCCCGGTCCGGTCGTCAGCGGAATCCGGTCGAAGTCTTCGCGGGTATGCAGATAACCGATGCTCTGCACCATCAGATCGGCTTCGCCCTGCGAAATCACGGAGCCACCGGTGGCCCCATTGGCTACGCGCACGGCCTGTTCCACCTGTGCCAACGTCAAGCCGTAGGCGGCCAGCTTGACCGGATCGACCACGATCTGCCAGGCGCGCCGCATGCCGCCGATGCTGGCCACCTCGGCCACGCCCGGCACGGTTTTGAGTTGATAACGCAGATACCAGTCCTGCAGCGCGCGCAACTGGCCGAGATCCATCGTGCCATCGCGGTCGACCAGTGCGTACTCGTAGACCCAGCCCAGGCCGGTGGCGTCAGGCCCGAGTTCCGGATCGACGCCCTGCGGCAGCCGTGCACGCGCCTGGCTCAGATATTCCAGCACCCGCGATCGCGCCCAATACAGATTGGTGCCGCTGTGAAAAATCACATACACCAGCGAATAGCCGAACGAGGAATACGCGCGTACGGCCTTGACATCGGGCACGGAGAGCATCGTCGTCGCCAATGGATAGGTGAGCTGGTCCTCGACCACCTGTGGCGGCTGCCCGGTCCAACTCGTCTTCAGGATGACTTGCGTATCGGAGAGGTCGGGCAAGGCATCGAGCGGGATGTGCAGCGCAGCCCATACCCCCCAGCCGGCGAGCAGCAATGCGCCCATCAGTACCAGCAAGCGGTTGCGGATGGCGGCGCGGATGATGGCGACGATCATGGCGTGTGGCCTTTCGTGGACGCTGGCATGGCCATGCCGGGCATGGCGTCCTGTGCCGGTGGCTTCACGCTCGGGCGTGCGGGCACCGTCGGCGCCGACGACGCAGGCATGACAGGCACGGCGGGCACATCAGGCGCGACCGACGAGCGCGGCGCGGGCGGCGTGGTCAACCGCTGCAGCGCGCCATTGAGATTGGCCTCGGAGTCGATCAGGAATTGGCCCGAGGTGACCACGCGCTCGCCACTCTTGAGGCCTGCCAGCACCTCGGTATAGCCATCCGCCGAGCGGCCGATGCGCACCGCGCGTGGCTGCATGCGGCCATCGCCAAGATCGAGGAGCACGCGGTTCTGCACGCCGGTGCTGATCAAGGCCTCATCGGGTACCAGCGGATGCGGCGTGGTGCCTGCGGTCGCCAGGCGCACCGTCGCGTACATGCCCGGCGCCAGCGTGCCGTGCGGATTGTCCAGCGCGATACGCGCGGTTTCGGTGCGCGTGCGCGCATCCACCTCGGGCAGCAAAGCCTCGACGTTACCGGCGAAGATGCGCCCGGGAAACGCGTCGACTTCGATGGCGACCGGCGTGCCCGGGCCGATACCGGCGACCTCGGCTTGCGGGATCGCGGCATCCAGCCACAGCCGGGCGAGATCGTCGATGCGCAACAACGTCGTGCCGGCGGCCACCTGCTGGCCTTGGCGCACGTCCAGCGCGCTGACCACGCCGGAAGCAGGTGCGCGCAGCATGATGCCGCCGCCGGCACTGATATCCGCGGAGCGGATCTCTTGCGCGCTCATGCCCAGTACGTACAGACGCTGCAGCGCGGCGGAACGCAACGCGCGCGCATCAGCCGACTGCGCATGCTCGAGCGCGCGGTATTCGGCGACAGCCGACATCCAGGCTGGCGCCAGCAGCTCCGCCAGCGGTTGGCCGGCACGCACGTGATCGAACGGCGCGCGCACGAACAGCCGCGACAGCACGCCATCGGTACGCGCGCTGACGACCACCGAGCGACGACGATCCCAGGCCAGAACGCCCGGCACACGCAACTCCCGGTGCAACACGCCGACACGGATGACGCTGGTGCGCATGCCGAGGTTCTGCTCGACAACCGGACTGATGCGCACCAAGCCCATACTCGTACCTGACCCGCCCGCATACTTCGGCACCAGTTGCATACCCGGCATCAGCGGCGATGGCCCGGGATGGTTGAAGTGTGTGCCGGGCTGCATCGGGTCATACCAGTACAGCACTTTGCGCGCTGGCTGGGCGCCAGACGTTGGCGCGGCACTGCCGTGATCGCGCGTTCCCAGGACATACCCGGCGGCCGCGGCAACGCCCATAACCGTAGCCAGAAGGACAAAAAGGGGCGTACGGCTCATTGCGCATACTCCGGTAGCAGGTAAGCGAGTTGGGCCCAGGTGTCACCCCAGGCCTTCAACGCATCGACATAGTCAAGACGGGTCGTGATCTCGTCTCGCCGCGCTTCCAACCAGGGTTGCAGCGAGGCGCCGCCGCGGTAGGCGGCCAGTGCCGCCGCACTGCGATCGGCCGCCAGGGACAGCAGCGTGTCGCGGTCGCGTCGCACCTGGCGGCCGTAGCCCTGCCATGTCGCCAGCAGGCGCTGCACCGCCTCGACCTGCGCGCGGCGCGCGTTCTCGCGCTCGGCGCGTACCGCATCGAGGTCGGCGCGGCGGGCCAGGACGTCCTGGTCCTCGCGATGGGCGGGGAACAACGGCAGACGCACGCCCACCAGCAACGTAATCATATTCGGCAGGCCGGGTGCTCGCGCGCCATAGTCCAAGCCCACGCTCCAGCCTGGATGCTTGCTGGCGCGGGCGCTCTGCAGTGCGGCCTCCGCGCGGTCTTCGCGCGATTCCCAGTCGAGCAGCGGTGCCTGCTGGTCGGGAGTCTGCAGCAGGTGCGCGTCGGTGACCGGGAGCCGCGCAAAGTCGGGGGACGCGGCCAGATCCGCGCTTGCCGCTTCGCTTCCAATCCAGCGCGCCAGCGCGGCGCGCGCGGACGCGATATCGGCATTGGCGAGGTCCAGCCGATTGGCCAGTTCGGCCTGTGCCGCCCTGGTCGCCAGGGCCTCCGCCGCGGAGCCAGTGCCACCGGCCAGGCGCGCCTTCGCCGCGACGATGGCCAGGGCGTTCTGCCGCTCAAGTCCCTCGATCTGGTCGCGCGCCTGCTCGGCGGCCCACAGGGAAACCCAGGCCGCCGCCGCCGCTTGTCGGGCATTCAGGCGTGCCTGCTCGGTTTCCGCATTGGCCGCGGCCTCGCCCGCACGCGCACCGACACGTTCCGCGGCCAACTGGGTGTCGGAGGGGATCTCCTGACTGAGCCCCACCGTGCGCATGGTCATGGAATCGGCGGCGGTGCTGAAGGCGCCAGGCCCTTGCACCGTCAGGTTCTGCACCCCGAAGGTAAGGCGCGGATCGGGCCAGCGACCGGCGCGATTGCGGTCAGCGCGGGCGGCATCCTCGCGAGCACGGCCCGCCTGCACCAGCGGCGCGCGCTCGACAGCCAGTGTCACCGTCTGTTGCAGGGTCAGTGGCGATGTGGCTACTGCCGGAAATGCTGTCAGCGCCAGCAGCGCGGTCGCACATTGCAGGTGAAGCACGACGTCACGGCGGCGCCGGCGATCAAACACGAACATGGCAAGTCTCCATCGGGCGGAACGCATCCGGCACGCGCTCGGCGCGGCCGGTCACGACACACGAGGGAGGGTCTAGATCAGCAGGACGCAGCAGCGCGGCGGTGGCGATGCGCCAAGATCAGCGGCCGCGCGCTCGTCGAGACGCGGCGACGGCGGGGCTGGAGTGATCGCCAGCACCGGCGGCTGCGGCGGCAACGCCAGCGCGGGCACCATGGGCGCGCGCGCGTCCTGCGGCGCCGGTGCCGGCTGCGCGCAATGCTGCACGCACAACGCGCGCGCATGCTGAATCATGCTCGTCATGCCATCGCAGCAAGGCATGCTCGCCATCGACTGCATCGCCGCCTGCGCGGGTACCGCGGCCTGCGGCAGCGAGCAGGCGTACGCCGTCAGCGCCAACTGCTGGAACAGCAGCGCGCACAGCGCCAGCAGCGCAATGCGCAGGCGCGTGCGGCGATTGATGTGCAGGCGACGCATCACTTCTGCAAAATAGCACAGGCTGTTGCAGCGATCGCGACATGACGGTGGATTTCTGCAACAAGCATTCAGAACACCAGCGTTTTGTCAGCCCACTGCGTCCACGCGGCGAGCTGCTCCATCGTGCTGCGCGGCGCGCCTTCGATCAGCTCCGTGGCGGCGATGCCGCGGGCGTCGATGCAGGTGCCGCAGACGCCGACTTCGCCGCCGTGGCGAACGATCATGCCCAGCATGTCGCCGATGTTGTAGTAGCCCGGCGCCACTTTCTGCCCGGCCTTGGCACAGGCCACCGCATCGCCGATCAGGAACAGCTTCACCTCCTCGCCGCCGGTCTTGAGCATCTGCCGGGCGAGCCGCAGGGCGTTGTAGCTACGCTCGCTGCCGTAGGGTGCATCGTTGAGCACGAATAGATGTTTCATGGGAGTCTCCCTTGCGTTGATGAAATGGAATTCACGGTTGCGATTCCAGCGGCAGCCCCAGCGCCCGCCAGTCGGGCACGCCGATTTCGAGCCGCGCGGCCTTGCGGCCGTGGCGGCGCAGGATCTCCACCGCCTCGACCGACATCACGCAATATGGACCGCGGCAATAGGCCACCACCTGCCGGTCGCGCGGCAATTCGGCGAGCCGCTGCTCCAGCTCGGCCAGCGGCACCGACAGCGCGCCGGGGATGTGTCCGTTGCGGTACTCCTGCTCGGGACGCACGTCGAGAACCAGTGCCTCGCCACTGCGAACGCGCTTGAGCAGGGTGGCCTGATCCACCGCTTCCAGAACGTTCTTGCCGTCGAGGAAGAGCCGGGTGATGCGCTCGATTTCGGCCAGTCTCGACTCGGCCAGATGGCGGAAGGCCAGAAAGAAATCGCAGACCTCGGTTCCGGCCAGCCGGTAGGTGACGTACAAACCCTGTTTTTCCGCCTCCACCAAGCGACCCGTGCGCAGCACCTTGAGATGCTGCGAGGCGTTGGCGAGGGTCTGGCCGGTGGCCGCGGCAAGCGACTCCACCGTGCGTGGCCCCTGGCAGAGCACATCGAGCATTTCCAGTCGCTTGGGGCTTGCCAGGGACTTGCCCAAGCGCCCGAACTGTTCGTAGATCTGATCCTTGAATGCGCGGTTGTCCATCAGCCGTGCTCCGCGACCGTCAGTTCGCGCCATGCCGTGATCAACGCCGCGGCGGCCGCGTCGATTTCGTCCTCACGGGTATAACGCCCAACGGACAGGCGCACGGCGCCGGCGATCCGCGCGCCGGGAAGGCCCATCGCTCCCAGCACCCCGCTGGGCGCAGCGTCCCCGGCATGGCAGGCGGAACCGGTGGCGGCGGCGACTTGGTCCGCCACCCGCTGCAGCAGCATCACGCCGGATACGCCGGGAAAGGACACGTTGAGGGTGTTTGACAGGCGCTGCTCGGGGTGGCCGTTCAAGGCGAGCCCCGGAACCTCCTGCGACAGGCGGGCATGCAGTCGGTCGCGCAGCGCGCGCAGGTGCGCGTGAGCTTCCGGCAGGCGTTCGCGCGCCAGGCGTGCCGCGGCACCCAGGGCGACGATCTGCGCGATGTTCTCGGTGCCCGGACGCAGGCCCTGCTCCTGGCCGGCTCCGGCGAGCACGGCAGTGATCGGTGTGCCGGTGCGCACGTACAACGCGCCGACGCCCTTGGGCGCATGGAACTTGTGTCCGGCGAGGGTCAGCAGGTCGACGCCCAGCGCTTCGACATCGAGCGCGACCTTGCCGGCGGACTGCGCGGCATCGGTGTGCATCGGTACCCCATGGGCGCGAACGATCGCGGCGATCTCGGCGATGGGCTGGATCGTGCCGACCTCGTTGTTGGCGTGCATCACCGACACCAGCCCCGTATCGGATCGCAGCGCGGCGGCGACGTCGCCGGGAGCGACTCGGCCGTATTCATCCACCGGCACGACCGTCACCGACCAGCCCAGCTCCTGCAGTCGACGCGCGGGCTCGCTCACCGCCGGGTGTTCGACGGCGGAGATCACGGCGTGGCGACGCGCAGGCCCCAACACCCGCGCCACGCCGAGGATGGCGAGGTTGTTCGCCTCGGTAGCGCTGCCGGTAAAGACGATTTCGGCCGCACGCGCACCGATCAGGCGGGCAGTGTCCTCGCGCGCCGCGGCCATGGCGCGGCGCGGCGCATCCGCGTAGGCGTGAGCGGACGACGGATTGCCGAAATGCTCGCGCAGGAACGGCAGCATGGCCGCCACCACTTCCGGCGCGATCGGGGTGGTGGCGTTGCAGTCGAGGTAGACCAAGGCCATGCCAACATCCGATCAAGTAATTAATTATTAGTATGAATACTTGATCATAGAAGGTCAAGTTATGCACTACCGTTGATACGCAGACGCGTGCGGCGAACGCAGTGCAAACTCGCCGGACAACGCCAAAGCAACATCATTGAATTCAATGATCATGCGTGTGACTGCTTGCCCGGTCGGCGTGGGCGTGGCTCTGCATCATCGCGCCGGAATCCATCGGACCCATGTCCTCGTCGGGCGGCGCCTTGGCGACGATGGCCCGGTACTCGGCGGGCGTCATGCCAGGCAGCCTCTGAAGGAAGGCGACCGTGCTCCAGATGGTGGCGTCGTCATGGCTGAAGCCCCACGCCGGCATCGCGCTCATCTTGATGCCGTGCTTGATCACCCAGAACGCCTGGCGCGGATCGACACGCACCTGACTGAGGTTGGGCGGCTGCGGATACAGGCCGGGGCGTATCTCGGAATCGGTGACGCCGGGCGCCAGATGGCAGCCAGCACACATTGCCGCGTACTGGCCGGCACCCTTGAGGATGATCGCAGGATCGTTGATGTCGTTTGGCACCTCGATGGGAGCCGCATGCTTCTCGATCGAGCGTTCGCGCATCATCGTCAGCATCGCCACCGTCGCCTTCCAGTGCGGGCTGTCGGCGCCCATGTTGTACATGCCCAGCCACATGTAGCCAAAGATGCCGAGCGCCACCGCCAACGCGGCCGCGAGAAGAACAATCAGCGTGTTTTTCATATCCCCTCCTCAGAACCAGATGCGCACGCCGGCCACGATCTGCCGGTCGAACACGGATTTGCCCTCGGCGCGGCGCAAGTCCGCGGTGCCGCCGAACACGCGCTGCCAGACCAGGCCGATATACGGTGCGAACTCGCGGCGGATCTCGTAGCGCAGGCGCAGGCCCAGGCTGGCGTCTGACAGACCCGAGCCCAATCGCCAGACCGGATCGGGTTTGCCGTAGAGATTGGCCTCGAACTCCGGTTGCAGGATCAGACGCTGGGTGATCAGCAACTCGTACTCGGCCTTGAAGCGCGCCGCCGTGCGCCCGCCCGAACCCGCATAGCCGGTGACCTCGATGTCGAACCAGTAGGGCGCCAGACCTTGTACGCCGAAAGCCGCCCAGTTGCGGCCCGGCCCGTTGCCGAAGTCGTGGCGCACGCCCAGCGTGCTGTCCCAGAACGTGGCGATGGCATGGCTCCACAGCGCTTCGATGTCCCCCTCTTGCACATGCCCGGCACTGCGCGCGCCCTCGCTGCGCAGCAACAGACGGTTGCGGTCGCCGCCGTACCAGGCCTGTGCATCCCAGGCCTGGCCGGTGATGCCGTCGGCGCGGGTCGCCTCGAGCTGGTTGATCAGCACCTTGCCGAACCTCTGGTCATCGGCCATGTCCATGCCGGTCATCGGCATCGCTTCGAGCTTCGCCAGATAGGCCGCGGGATCGGCCGGACCGGGTGGCAGCGCGGGCGCCGCAGGCGTCGAGGTGGAGGATGCAGTTGGCGCGCCGCGCTGGCCGTGCGATGTTTTCATCCCTGGCATGCCTGACGTGCTGCCTGTGTCCATCCCGGACATCGCACCCATGTCCATGCCGGACATGCTGCCCATCGAGGACGAAGTGGCAGCCGGTTGCGCCGAGGTTGCACGCGCCGGAGCCGCCGGCTTTGCGGGTGGGGCGCCGTGCTTACCGTGCGAGATGTCCATGCCCGGCATCGAGCCCATGTCCATCTCCGGCATCGCCGTCGATGCCGACGATGCGGGCACCTGCTGCGCGAACGCCGGCGCCGTCAGCGCGGTTGCGCACAGCACCCACAGCGAGGTCAAGCGTGTGCGGCGGCGAATGATCGCATGCGTGCTCATGCCACGATCACCTCGCGGAACATGCCCGCTTCCATGTGGTAGAGCAGGTGGCAGTGGTAGGCCCAGCGCCCCGGTGCGTCGGCGCTGACCAGGTAGCTGATCTGCTGCGCCGGCTGCACGCTGACGGTGTGCTTGCGCACCTGGAAGCCGCCGTCCGGCGCCTCGACCTCGCTCCACATGCCGTGCAGATGGATCGGGTGGGTCATCATGGTGTCGTTGATCAGGGTGATGCGCAGGCGCTCGCCGTAGCGGAACACGATCGGCCTGGCGTCGGAGAACTTCACGCCGTCGAAGCCCCACACGTAGCGCTGCATGTTGCCGGTGAGGTGCAGGGTCAGCGTGCGCCCCGGCTCGCGCGGATCGAGCGACCCGCCGATCGTGTGCAGGTCGGCGTAGCTCAGCACGCGGCGGCCGTTGTCGCGCAGACCGACGCCGGGATCTTCGAGGTTGGTGCGCGGGTCGGCCACGCACATGTCCACACTGGGGCCGGTGCGACAGTGCCAGGGCGGCGGGAAGGCGAACGGCGCAGCGCCTTCCTGCGCGGACGCCGCCGCGTGGCCGGCGTGCGCCATGTCCGACATCCCGGCCATGCCATTCTTGTCTTTCATGCCCTGCATGCCGCCGCCGTGCGCGCCGTGGGCCATCCCAGCCATGCCGCCCATCGCCCCCATCATGTCGGTCATGCCCAGCCACGGCACCGGATCCAGCGGCGGTACCGGCGCTTCCATGCCGGCACGCGGCGCCAGCGTGCCGCGCGCGTAGCCGCTGCGATCCATCGATTGGGCGAAGATCGTGTAGGCCGCGTCGCCGGGCTCGACGATCACGTCATAGGTTTCGGCGACGCCGATGCGCAACTCGTCCACCGTCACCGGCTCGACGTCCTGGCCATCGCTGCTGACCACGGTCATCTTCAAGCCCGGGATACGCAGGTCGAAGTAGGTCATCGCCGAGCCGTTGATGACGCGCAGACGCACGCGCTCGCCGGGCTTGAACAACGCGGTCCAGTTGCCGGCCGGCGCGGTGCCGTTGAGCAGGTAGGTATAGGTGTAGGCCGACACGTCGCTGAGGTCGGTCGGGTTCATGCGCATCCGGTTCCACATGCGCCGCCTGGCCAGCGCCGCGCGGATGCCGATGCGCTCGACATCGCGCATGAAATCGAGCGCGGTCGGCTGGCCGAAGTTGTAGTAGTCGCTCTGGCGCTTGAGCGTGGCGAGGATGGTGTCGGGGTTCTGGTCGGTCCAGTCGCTGAGCATCACCACGTAGTCGCGATCGGCGCGGACCCCGGCGCCGTCGCGCGCCTCGACCACGATCGGTCCGTACAGGCCCTGCTGCTCCTGGAAACCCGAATGCGAGTGGTACCAATAGGTGCCGGTCTGGCGCACCGGGAAGCGGTAGGTGAACGTCTCGCCCGGCGCGATACCGGGAAAGCTCAGGCCCGGCACGCCGTCCATCCGGAACGGCAGCAGGATGCCGTGCCAGTGGATCGAGCTGGTCACCGGCAGCGTGTTGCGCACGCGCAGGGTGACGGTGTCGCCCTCGCGCCAGCGCAGGATCGGCGCCGGCAACTGGCGGTTGACCACGATCGCGCTACGCGCGTGGCCGGTGAAATCGACCGCCATGGTGCCGATGGTCAGATCGAACTCGGTGCCGCTGAGCACGGCGGGATACGCCGTGGCTGCCGGCGCGGCCAGCGCGAAGCGCGGCAGCAGGCCGACGCCGAGCGCGGCGCCACCCAGCGCGAGCCCCTGCATGAAGCGGCGACGGGACGGATCGGGCACGGCGGGACCCTTGGATTGAACAAGAATGCGGGACATGGCAACTCCGGAACGCGAGAACAGGCCGCGCTCGGCACGGCACGGCGTCAATCGGGCAAGGCAGGAGCGTCGCGCGCAGCGACGCGGCGCGTTCAGGCGGCTGGCGGTCGCAGCGGCGGAGCGGTGATCATGGGTGCGAGGGCGGGGCGGCGCAGCCGCAACAGATCGCGCCCCGCACGCGACGTCCGCATCGACAGCGCAGCCACCGGCAGAGCCGCGGCACCACACACGCTGACACAACCGCAGCAATATCCACCACTGCAGGCAGGCTGCGCGTGGCTGCAGCAATCGTACCCGGCCGCGGATGCATCGGCGCAGTGCGCGGCTACCGGCTGGCCAGCGTGCGACATCGGCGCGGCATGCTTCATGGTCGTCGCCATCGCCAGTGCAGTCTGCATGGCAGGCAGCGGCAGCGTGAGCACCATGCCCGCCCATGCCAGCAGGGCCAGCACGAACAGACGGCGGAACGGGACGGCAGAAAGATGCATGGGCCGCAGCGTAATTTCTCCGTAATGTCAACGCAACCCAGAAGGCGCTCCGCGGTCGGCATCCGTGCGCTCCGTGCCACGTACACTTGCCGTGCCGCCTGTCGAGCCTTGCAATGAATTATCGCCACCGCTTCCATGCCGGCAACTTTGCCGATGTCCTCAAGCACACGATCCTGCTGGGCGTGCTCGATGCGCTCAAGCGCAAGCCGGCGCCGTTCGCGTATCTGGACACGCACGCCGGCAGCGGCGTCTACGCGCTTGACTCGGAGGCCGCGCGCAAGACCGGCGAGTTCCGCGCCGGCGTGCTGCGCGTACTCGATGCCAGCGATCTGCCGCCGTTGCTGCGCAGCTACGTCGAGGCCGTGCGCGCCTGTGATGCGGGCACGCCGCTGGCGCGCTACCCCGGTTCGCCATGGCTGGCACAGCACGCGCTGCGCGCGCAGGATCGCGCCGTGCTGTGCGAACTGCTGCCGGATGAAGCCACCGCATTGCGCGGCCAGTTCCACGGCGATGCACGCATGCAAGTGCACCAGCGCGACGGTTACGAAGCCTTGTCCGCGCTGCTGCCGCCGGCGGAAAAGCGCGGCCTGGTGCTGATCGACCCCCCGTTCGAGGCGCAGGAAGCCGAGTTCAAGCTGATCCAGCGCGCACTGGCCACGGCGCTGTCGCGCTGGCCCGGGGGCATGTTTGCGGTGTGGTATCCGATCAAGCTGCAACGCACGCGCGAGCCGTTGCTGCGCTGGTTGCGCGGCAGCGCGGCGCAGTCGGTGCTGGTGGCCGAACTGGCGGTGCGCGCGGAAAATTCGCCGCTGCGCTTGAACGGCTGCGGCGTGGCTCTGCTCAATCCGCCGTGGAAGCTGGATCAGGCCTTGTTCGCGGCCCTGCCTGCACTGGCGCGACTGCTGGGCGAGGACGGCCAGGGCGATTCGCGCCTGCTCTGGCTGAAGCGTGAATGAGTCCGGTGGTGCTCACGCTACCGCACCCGGCTATGGCTATGCTGCGAACACCAATACACGGGGAGTTTCCATGCGCCGCCTGCCGCGATCGTTGTCACTGACATTGTTATCCCTGTCCGCCGCACTGCTGCTTGCCGCCTGCGCGCCGGCGCCCAT
Proteins encoded in this window:
- a CDS encoding cysteine desulfurase family protein → MALVYLDCNATTPIAPEVVAAMLPFLREHFGNPSSAHAYADAPRRAMAAAREDTARLIGARAAEIVFTGSATEANNLAILGVARVLGPARRHAVISAVEHPAVSEPARRLQELGWSVTVVPVDEYGRVAPGDVAAALRSDTGLVSVMHANNEVGTIQPIAEIAAIVRAHGVPMHTDAAQSAGKVALDVEALGVDLLTLAGHKFHAPKGVGALYVRTGTPITAVLAGAGQEQGLRPGTENIAQIVALGAAARLARERLPEAHAHLRALRDRLHARLSQEVPGLALNGHPEQRLSNTLNVSFPGVSGVMLLQRVADQVAAATGSACHAGDAAPSGVLGAMGLPGARIAGAVRLSVGRYTREDEIDAAAAALITAWRELTVAEHG
- a CDS encoding c-type cytochrome; the protein is MKNTLIVLLAAALAVALGIFGYMWLGMYNMGADSPHWKATVAMLTMMRERSIEKHAAPIEVPNDINDPAIILKGAGQYAAMCAGCHLAPGVTDSEIRPGLYPQPPNLSQVRVDPRQAFWVIKHGIKMSAMPAWGFSHDDATIWSTVAFLQRLPGMTPAEYRAIVAKAPPDEDMGPMDSGAMMQSHAHADRASSHTHDH
- a CDS encoding copper resistance protein B yields the protein MSTHAIIRRRTRLTSLWVLCATALTAPAFAQQVPASSASTAMPEMDMGSMPGMDISHGKHGAPPAKPAAPARATSAQPAATSSSMGSMSGMDMGAMSGMDTGSTSGMPGMKTSHGQRGAPTASSTSTPAAPALPPGPADPAAYLAKLEAMPMTGMDMADDQRFGKVLINQLEATRADGITGQAWDAQAWYGGDRNRLLLRSEGARSAGHVQEGDIEALWSHAIATFWDSTLGVRHDFGNGPGRNWAAFGVQGLAPYWFDIEVTGYAGSGGRTAARFKAEYELLITQRLILQPEFEANLYGKPDPVWRLGSGLSDASLGLRLRYEIRREFAPYIGLVWQRVFGGTADLRRAEGKSVFDRQIVAGVRIWF
- a CDS encoding copper resistance system multicopper oxidase → MSRILVQSKGPAVPDPSRRRFMQGLALGGAALGVGLLPRFALAAPAATAYPAVLSGTEFDLTIGTMAVDFTGHARSAIVVNRQLPAPILRWREGDTVTLRVRNTLPVTSSIHWHGILLPFRMDGVPGLSFPGIAPGETFTYRFPVRQTGTYWYHSHSGFQEQQGLYGPIVVEARDGAGVRADRDYVVMLSDWTDQNPDTILATLKRQSDYYNFGQPTALDFMRDVERIGIRAALARRRMWNRMRMNPTDLSDVSAYTYTYLLNGTAPAGNWTALFKPGERVRLRVINGSAMTYFDLRIPGLKMTVVSSDGQDVEPVTVDELRIGVAETYDVIVEPGDAAYTIFAQSMDRSGYARGTLAPRAGMEAPVPPLDPVPWLGMTDMMGAMGGMAGMAHGAHGGGMQGMKDKNGMAGMSDMAHAGHAAASAQEGAAPFAFPPPWHCRTGPSVDMCVADPRTNLEDPGVGLRDNGRRVLSYADLHTIGGSLDPREPGRTLTLHLTGNMQRYVWGFDGVKFSDARPIVFRYGERLRITLINDTMMTHPIHLHGMWSEVEAPDGGFQVRKHTVSVQPAQQISYLVSADAPGRWAYHCHLLYHMEAGMFREVIVA
- a CDS encoding 23S rRNA (adenine(2030)-N(6))-methyltransferase RlmJ, with amino-acid sequence MNYRHRFHAGNFADVLKHTILLGVLDALKRKPAPFAYLDTHAGSGVYALDSEAARKTGEFRAGVLRVLDASDLPPLLRSYVEAVRACDAGTPLARYPGSPWLAQHALRAQDRAVLCELLPDEATALRGQFHGDARMQVHQRDGYEALSALLPPAEKRGLVLIDPPFEAQEAEFKLIQRALATALSRWPGGMFAVWYPIKLQRTREPLLRWLRGSAAQSVLVAELAVRAENSPLRLNGCGVALLNPPWKLDQALFAALPALARLLGEDGQGDSRLLWLKRE